Proteins encoded in a region of the Melioribacteraceae bacterium genome:
- a CDS encoding response regulator: MALIAIIDDDPDILDASSLVLKSKGHDVITAGNPTDGYKIVKSKKPALIILDVMMDEPDDGFYLAQKFRKEGIKTPILMYTSVSKAIGLDFGKSEIVPVDDFVEKPISPEELVQKVENLLKKKEVK, from the coding sequence ATGGCACTAATTGCTATTATTGATGATGATCCCGATATCCTTGACGCGAGTTCTCTGGTGTTAAAATCGAAAGGTCACGATGTTATAACTGCCGGTAATCCAACCGATGGTTACAAAATAGTGAAATCGAAAAAGCCGGCTCTCATAATTCTTGATGTGATGATGGATGAACCGGACGACGGATTTTATCTGGCTCAAAAATTCCGCAAGGAAGGGATTAAAACTCCAATACTTATGTACACTTCGGTTTCGAAAGCAATCGGACTTGATTTCGGAAAAAGCGAGATTGTACCGGTTGACGATTTTGTGGAAAAACCGATATCACCCGAAGAACTCGTTCAGAAAGTTGAAAACCTTCTGAAGAAAAAGGAGGTGAAGTAA
- the nuoE gene encoding NADH-quinone oxidoreductase subunit NuoE encodes MLVLEKNAMTDEIEQLVEKYGKDRSSLIPILQDIQRKHKHIPDFAQQEVARLLDIHPVEVFSVISFYSFLNTVPKGKYIVRLCQTISCDLQGKKMVAAAIERELGIKFGETTKDFKFTLEYANCVGMCDQGPAMIVNERVYYKLTPEKAVQILNELK; translated from the coding sequence ATGCTCGTATTAGAAAAAAATGCTATGACAGACGAAATCGAACAGCTCGTTGAAAAATACGGAAAGGATCGCTCGTCTCTTATACCGATTCTTCAGGATATTCAGAGAAAGCACAAACATATTCCCGATTTTGCGCAGCAGGAAGTTGCTCGACTCCTCGATATTCATCCGGTGGAAGTCTTTAGTGTCATCTCCTTTTATTCGTTCCTCAATACTGTTCCTAAAGGGAAATATATTGTAAGACTCTGTCAGACAATATCTTGCGATTTGCAGGGTAAAAAAATGGTTGCCGCTGCAATAGAACGCGAACTCGGAATTAAATTCGGTGAGACTACAAAGGACTTTAAGTTCACACTTGAATATGCAAATTGTGTCGGTATGTGCGATCAGGGTCCGGCCATGATCGTTAACGAACGGGTCTATTACAAGCTTACTCCGGAAAAAGCTGTTCAGATTCTTAATGAGTTGAAGTGA
- a CDS encoding NADH-ubiquinone oxidoreductase-F iron-sulfur binding region domain-containing protein, with the protein MEKKKRKGEVIFSKYIRGEAVKKILSLSREDVLFELRDSKLKGRGGAGFPTATKWTIVAAALADQKYIICNADEGEPGTFKDRVLLLEYPELVFEGMVIAGYTIGATKGIVYLRGEYEYMLKSLEDYLEVMRKDNLLGKNILNKAGFDFDIQIRLGSGAYVCGEETALIESLEGNRGEARNRPPYPVNTGFMGKPTVVNNVETLASIPHIVTKGGEWFRKHGTDKSSGSKLFSVSGDCEKPGVYELQWGTKISELLSLVGAKNTKAVQVGGASGVCIPKSQFDRTLAYEDVSTGGSIMIFNDSRNMLHVVKNFMEFFVEESCGQCTPCRIGNVKLLEGIEMIEKGEYRFGYINQLKELGKTMQVASKCGLGQSSPNAFLSILENFKDEIFNGNGGANGK; encoded by the coding sequence ATGGAAAAGAAAAAAAGAAAAGGTGAAGTGATATTTTCAAAATATATCCGCGGCGAAGCCGTTAAGAAAATTCTCAGTCTCTCAAGGGAGGACGTTCTCTTTGAATTGCGCGACTCTAAACTTAAAGGCAGAGGCGGCGCGGGTTTTCCGACGGCTACAAAATGGACGATTGTTGCAGCAGCACTTGCGGATCAGAAGTATATCATTTGTAATGCGGATGAAGGTGAACCGGGCACATTTAAAGATCGGGTCCTCCTGCTTGAATATCCGGAACTGGTATTCGAAGGTATGGTGATTGCTGGATATACAATCGGTGCTACCAAGGGTATTGTTTATTTGAGAGGTGAGTATGAGTATATGTTGAAATCACTTGAAGACTATCTCGAAGTAATGAGAAAGGATAATCTCTTAGGTAAAAACATATTGAATAAAGCAGGATTTGATTTTGACATCCAGATACGTCTTGGTTCGGGTGCATACGTATGCGGTGAAGAAACTGCTCTTATTGAATCTCTTGAAGGAAACAGGGGCGAAGCACGCAACCGCCCTCCTTATCCGGTAAATACCGGATTCATGGGAAAGCCTACAGTTGTAAATAACGTTGAGACTCTTGCTTCTATTCCACACATTGTTACAAAAGGAGGAGAGTGGTTTAGAAAACACGGGACGGATAAATCATCCGGTTCTAAATTGTTCTCAGTTTCGGGGGATTGTGAAAAACCCGGAGTTTATGAATTGCAATGGGGCACTAAAATATCGGAGTTACTCTCTCTCGTAGGTGCAAAAAACACTAAAGCAGTTCAGGTTGGAGGCGCATCGGGAGTGTGTATACCAAAATCGCAGTTCGACAGAACTCTTGCATATGAAGATGTTTCAACAGGCGGCTCGATAATGATATTTAATGATTCGAGGAATATGCTTCATGTTGTTAAAAACTTTATGGAATTTTTTGTTGAGGAATCATGCGGTCAGTGTACTCCGTGCAGAATAGGAAATGTTAAACTCCTTGAAGGAATTGAAATGATCGAAAAAGGGGAATATCGTTTCGGATATATCAATCAGTTGAAAGAACTCGGTAAAACAATGCAGGTTGCTTCAAAATGCGGTTTAGGACAATCGAGCCCGAACGCATTTCTATCAATTCTCGAAAACTTCAAAGACGAAATATTTAACGGAAATGGAGGTGCAAATGGAAAGTAA